In Haliscomenobacter hydrossis DSM 1100, the DNA window CGATTCGCAGCATAGCGTAGTTATTTCTGTTCGTTTCGTAGCTGATTTTCCACCAGTTCTGCTGCGCTGCGGGTACTTTGCTCTGTACTGCTTGATTGAGTTTTTCCACCCATTCCTTCATTGTTGCATGAAATTTATCCGGCGAATACTGGGCAACATCGGTTGGGAATGGAGGCATAATGGCAGTCAGATCCAGGTTCTCATTGATCGCCAAGCGCTTGAAATTCACTTCAATTTTTTTGTATTGAGCATCATCAGTAGCTGGTTGCACCCATAGACGGTACAAACTGCTCAGTGCTTTGCCATCTCCTGGAAGATCACAGGCTTTTTTGGTTACGGCCACTGTCACCGCAGATTTGGCGGTGTTGCCGTTGCCATCTTTGACTTCGTAATCGATGACAACTTCCTGACCGGCCGCTGCTGCGCTTGGCGTATAAGTCAGTCCGCCATTGGCATTAAAGACGACTGTGCCCATTGCGGCATTTTTCAATTTTGCCGAAACAAGAACCAGGCTTGCTCCACTATCGTTTTTAAGGACATCCAGTGTAAAAGGACTGGTAACATCAGTTGTACCGACGTCTGGCACAAGGTTAATCACAGAACAAGTATGATTGATCTCCAAACTTACTGGCGGGCAGCCTGAGGCATCCCCTACTGTTATCGTGACGAGCTGTCCACTGGCCAACAAGGGAGTTTCGATGAAAAACGCACCTACATCTGCACCAGTACCTTCGGTATGGGCCACCTCGGCATCATCCAGTTTGAACGGCGGTTGTCCGTGGACAATGCGCAGGCGGGCAACAAAGAAAGCATTTGCTGCATCACAATCAAATTTGACAGCACTGACCGTCATGCGTTGACCAGTGGTCACTTTTTTCGCCAGAGACTCACCACCTTCTGAGTCACGAATGACCAGGGTGTGTACACCAGGGATGAGTTCAATTCCTCCATTGAACAACTCGTAGGCACCACCATCAACTTTTATCTCAAATGGCGCTACGCCATGCGTAACTTCAATGGTAACAAACACTACGTCATTTTCATCGGGGCAGCCCAAAGTCACCGAGAATACCGGCCTTGAAGGCGGCAATACAAACTTAACTGGCGGGCAGTCGCTGCAACAACGATTTGGCACGAAAAAATCGGCCAAAACCTTCCCCTCCGGTATATCGTAGCCCAGAAATGGTCTGCCCACCGGATTCACGACGCGGTTTTCTGGTATTTCCCGAAAAACCAATACAAATGTGCCTCCCACGGAAACACCCGCCTTGTGCTGTAAATCCGGATGATTCCCTGCAAAGCGGCTAAACCAAATCAACTCATCTATCACTTTGTGTTTGGCGTCCACTTCTTTTTTTAATTCCTTCAAACGATTGCGCAAACAGTTGCTTTGAAGCGCCTGCAATTCCTTGATCAAGGCCTGAACTTCGGCTTCGGTCATCGTAGCATCCTTGTCGTTGGGATTATAAATTGCCAGATCACCCAGGTAAGCCAAGATAGAATTGTCCAGCAGCGTAAATTTGTCGTCAATCTGAGCATAGTCAAGGGAAGTAGCAGGTTTGCTCAACTCTTCGGTAATGGCAATCATGTCGGCTACGACATTGACCTTGTGTTCTGCCACTACCTTGAACTCTTTGAGTGGGAGCCCCGAATATTCGGCATTACTGGCTAATTCCCTGTTTACTTCATTTTTCAATTTATCAACGGTATTGACTTCCTCCTTACCTACTTTATTGAGGATAGCTCCTCCGATCAAATTGGAGTTGACGTTGATGCCGCTGAAAATTGGGGAGTTGCTTGGCAATAAAGAGGCTTTGATAGGAAGAATTGTTCCTGCAACCAATGGCTGTGTTGTTCTAGGTCGCACCGTTCCCACGGGGTTGATTGTGATTCCAGGGGGAAGTGTTGCACTCGGGGTGTCGGTCACTGGTGTCGGTGCTTTAACAATTTCTTTTAAAGCAGGAAGCCCCCGGGGTGTTTTTGGCTGAGTCAGTGCCGGTATTTTCTGCTGATAAAGGCAGTTTATTTCGTTTACCCAAATGCGGTGAATCACGTCGAGGTCATTGTCGATACAGCGGTTTTTCCAGGGGTTGTCCTTGTCCTCTATGGCAAGATTATCGGCATTAACCACAACGACATCAAAAGGCAGGCGGTAAGTTTTAATCGACTTCATGATGGCAGTCAGCACCTCGGTCCAGGGGCGGCCAATGTGTCCTTCTATCCTAAAAAAATTATAGGGTTCAAGGTCGTAGTTTAATGGGTTTTTTACAAAATCATCCTGAGCATAGCCAGGCGAATGATAGCCAAGGTTCTGTTTGGCTCTGCCTATGCGGGTTTTTTCATAATTCCAACGTTGGTGCAAGGCCGTTTCGCCAATCTCGTCGATGTAATAGTAAGGAATCGATTTTTTCGAAAGCGGCAGTTCTCCATAATGGGTTGGGGTGATGCGAATACCCTCAGCCACTCTGGTGGTCACCCGAAATTTGTCGATCATCATGACTATCCGCTCAAACAAATGGCGTACTTCTTCTGCAGTTGTATCAGCCTGGGCAATGGCCAAAGACGGGCGAAAATGGTGACGTAGCTCCGGCTGTTCTGCCAAGACTTCACCAAGCAGCAAGTGCCTCGGAAACAAGGCTTCGTGGGGGCAGCACAATGCCATCAACTCCAATGCTTTCCACCGAAACTCGTCGTAAGCCTGGATGAGGTCACTCAACAGGTCGTAATAATATTGGGCATAATAAACCGGAATCCTGATTTTGACAAGGCTAAAAATGGAGAAAATGCTGCGAAATTGGGTCTCCAGCCGCTGCATTTTGGCGATAAAATTGTAGCCCGGCGCAACGGAGTCCACCACTGGCATGAACACCCGGTAGGCTTCTGAAAGGGCAGCACCAATTTTGTGGAACATCGTCTCGGAACCATCCAGTAACAGGGTTTTGTACGCATCAAAAATCTGTCGGGCTTCTACCATATCCGTGTTCGGCACGTTGAGGCGGGGCATACGCAGATCGGGCAACCCCAAACGGTCGACCAGATTGGGAAGGGTGTCCTGACCTGCCAGCTCAACGTTCAATTTCACCGCATTGGCCCGGGTGATCAACAGTGGGCGAATAGTAAGGACAGCTTCTCGCCCTTTGTCGTCGCAAGAATTCGGGCTACAGTTTTTAAGTTGTTCGTTGTTTACCTCTACATACAACAAGACAACTTTGTCCACTAAAAAAACAGCGTCAAGTGGAGTTGCCGTATCGTAATCAGCAGCAGCAGCGGGAATAAGTTGCCACAGTTCGTGTTGAGGCTTGGAGGTGTCACAATCGACGTGAAATTTGGAATAGCCAGGGTTGGTTGGGGCATCATACTTTTTGAACCGATCTGCCGAAAAATCCAAAATGATAACGGGTTTGCAGGTTCCTGTTTCATCACCCACCATACCCACGTTAGCAAGGTAGCCCTCCGTAGTCACCCCACAGCCTTTAGAGATATGTATCGTTGCACTTGCCTCGTTCCAACTAAGCTCCAGACCACATACGATTCCTACTCCAAACAAGTTGGTTCTACTGATTCGGGTCTGTTCATCGAGGTATGCTACAAGTTGGTTCAAGTGCGCCTTTGTCAGCACCTGATTAGCTTCGAAAACTGGGTATGCATTTTTTTTCGGTATCATGGTTCTGATTTTTCTTAAAAAGGCAAATCGCCAATAGAAGGAGAAGAATCACGTCTATACAAAAAAGTGAAGCAAAATCATCAAATCATAAGCTACCTCCCAACGCGGTACTGTCCAGGCGCACCGGATTATCGTCATTCCCATCGTCGCAATCGTGCAATGTGGCGGGCGGGTAAATGCTTTTCACACTGGTCAACAGGCCGATCAGGCGCTTGAGTTTTCGGCTGAGCTCAACCAGTTCATCAGGATACATCATGATAAAAAGTGAGGTAATGTCATCCTGAAGTTCTTTATTAAATACCCTTTTCAAGCCGGAGCAGTTTGTCCGGTCGGCAAAAAATTCCGCTAAAATGTCGGTCACAATTGGTGTCAAATCCAAGTTTGGCAAGTCTACTCGGGTATTCAATTTGGCCGTCACCCGTTCGTAATAAGCGTGGCCAAACTTTTCGGACAATGCGCAGGCACAATTTTTTATCCGTTCTACTTCCTCCGGTTTGAGTACCACACGTTCTTCTTCAGCAAAAACTTGCTGAATTTTCCTGAGCAAGATCAGTCGTTCAAGGCCAGCACGCAATGGCATACGGGTACACCAATCGGTACGCGCTGCGGTAGTCAACCAATCTTCCCAAGCGGCTTTCAAACGGGTATACTGAAGCCCTTCCACGGCTACTATGGCGAAGTATGTTGCCATTTGCCCACGAATCTCCAGTTGCATGTCCCCCCAATTGCTAATAACGGGATCGATGATGTCCACAAAGGGATCGTTGCTGGTAAAAAATAGGTCCAGTGCCTCCTGTGTATCGTCCTGTTCAAAAAATTCATGCGCTTTACCTTCCATCCACTCATCAAATCTGGCTTTAAAGGCTTGCCAGATTACTTCCAACGCTTGTTCGATTTCCGTACCATTTGGTTGTGTACCACCTGCTGACATCCCTTTTTGGCATAGGGTTTTTACAACTGGCTGTAGCCCCGCTGAGCAAGGATCAAATTCCAATCGTTCATCACCTACCCAGCATATTTTCACCAAAATATGCGCGGGTACTTCCATTTGAATGGTTCGATCGGCATAACGCCGCCAGTTAAGATCTTCATCCGTCAGCCTTGCCCAGCCGGGCATCACTACGGTCATTTGAAACGAGTACGGCTCTGCGTCGTGGCAGGTCTGACAAGTGGGATCAAGGCATACGGGCATCACTGCATCCCCCGGAAATCTGGGCCGCAGCAAGAGATGTTCAATGAGGAAAATCTGTTTTTCGGTGGCCTCATCCAGGCCAAGTAGCCGGGCGATTCTGCGGCGAAGCACCGCATGGTTTTCATCTGAAATGGGTTCTTGATAGTTTATGGCCCGGGCACGATTTCGGCTATTGTCCGGGTGATTTTTCAGCAACTTAATCTTGGTTTCAATCAGCTCTTTTTGCGCTTGTATCCGATCGTCAGAAAGGGAAAACTGAAGGAGAGCGTAGTCTGTAAAATCCTCGGCAAAGCGGGCGAGCAGGTGGTCGAGGAAACGATTCCGACGATCGAGGCGCTCCGGCTCTGACTCCTGCAATTGTTCTAGACGGTCTTCATCCAGCGACGCGGCAATTAACTCTTCCGAACCCTGGATAAGGTCATTGTCACGCAGGTTTTTGGTGAAATAAGTTTGCTCTACATCTGAATCTAGTGAAAAAAGATATTTGACATTGGCTACCTGAGCCAGTTGATTGGCCAATAGTTGTTCAAAAAACAGCAAAAATGCCTTGAGTTGTTTGGCTTGTGCATGTCGTTCCGCCGGGGCATCTTTTCGAATTCCTTCACGACCAACCCCATAAGTCATTGGAAAAGAATACTGTACTGGAAAATATTGCCCGGGGTTCCGGTATCGGCCGAGTGGTACGGCAAGATCTTCAGCTGGATGCTGGGTGATTTTCAAGCGTTCTGATTCGCCCCGGAGTTGTTGCAAGGTATGGTGTACCTCTTCTTCACGTGCAATGAATGGCAGACCGTTTTTGATGAACAAAAACTTGGAATTTTCGACGTAAAGACGTGGTTGGCAACGATCGCTGATTTCCAGGGTCCATCTGGCGCTGAGTTGGTTGGGGTTGCCCCGATCCAGATCGGCCACCCCCCGTACTGGTTGCCCCAAATCGTCGTAGCGGGTGAGCATCAAGTCTTTTACGGCTATTACCCCTTCAATTTCCACCAATTGATTGATGAGATCAGAAGTGCGAAGCTGGGTTTTAAGCTGGGCTGCCTCCAGGTCGTTGGTTTTCAGGAATCCATGTGACAACTGTGGGCCTTCAAAAATTTCTTCCACCGGGATTTTCTCTTCCAACATTTCACGCAGAGCATAGAATTTCACACTGGGATTGAAGTATTTTTCGATTTCGAAAAGCACCTGAGACTGTACTTTATCGATGTCCGCATCAGGTTTCACTTCAATGTCGGCACAAACTGCCACATCTTCCACGCCAACTCGCCCAACGCAACAAAAATCCTCGGCCAGGTTGCGGTGTGCATGAAGTTGATCCTGCACCAATAGCACAGCCTCTTGCACCTTGGCCATTTTTTCAAAAAACAGGGGGACGACGCCCGTCTCGGCTGCATTTTGCAATTGCTCCTTTAGTAATGCTTTATCAAAGACCTCCCGAACCGCACTTTTGCCAAACAGTCTTACCGTAGCATCTTTAATGTACACAAATTCGCCATTATCCAATTTCACGCGCAAGGTGGTATAAAAAAGGTTTTGCCAATTGCGTAGGTCGGTATTGGTAGCTTCTGCTCCCTCGGTATTCAGGGAAATACGCTGCATCGAAATGGTATTGATCTTTCCGGGGGCAACCGTCCATTTGCCGTCAACCCTGGTTTTAATCAAAACCTGCTCCCAAAATAATGGATCCAAATCAGGGAAGCGCAACTCCAACACTACCGGATATCGACGATTTTCAACGTCGTTTTTCACCGTAAACTGATTGCGTAGTTTCCGATTGTTGAGGTCACCGAGTTTGGGGTCATTCTCCAGTTCTAACAGTACATCGTAGGTTCCCTTGGGGATCACCTTTATTTCTTGCTCCTGCTTGGCAGGGTGGGCATATACGAGTTTACTTTCCTGGCAGTTACCATATAGACCAATTTCACAGGCACAACTTCTACACACCAGCCAGGCGTTTCGGACAGGATCCAGATCAACCAACAATCGACGATAATCATTCACCGTCAGTGGATTGGTGGTCAAAATATTGCGCGCAGTAAACAATGCCTGGAGCTCAGGTGTTGGTACCTTCCCAGGTGGGTTGGCCAACAAGTCTTTAATGTCCCAACCAGTGCGAAAACCCAGGTCAGTAATGGCGTAACAAAGGGCTTCGAGGATGGTAATGCCGGGATCGTGGGAATTGTAGTCCGTCCATTCCAAACTTCCCATCTGTTCAATAAACTCAATGCCCTTGCGCCGCAGGAAGTAATAATCTTCGCTGTGCTTGAAGTCAGGATTCTTAGCAATTAGGGCTTGGTTGGTCATTTATTTTTTGGCTAAAGAATGATCAAAAGTTGCGTCTTGTAATGTTAGCACCTACATTTCGCCTCCGACCCCATTTCCGGGTTTTCAGCAATCACTTCAACCGACTGCTGTTCTGCTGGAGCTGGCGTCAACACAGCCAAAGCCACCGAGGCTTGGACTTCTTCCTGGTCGTCGCCGTTTGATTCATGGAAAAGCTGGAAATCCGTCACGTAGTCTACATAGGGCTGTTCTTCCACCAGATCGATCAGGGCAGACTTGTAAAGTCGGCCACCAAACCGAATGTCCCGACTATCCCCAAAAGCCCAGGGCGCGAGGTGCCGCACGACCGTTTTTTGCAAAAGCTCCCGATGAAATGTCTCGTCCACCCCCGGAAAAAATTTTACCCGAAATTTTACTCTAACTTCTTCATAAACAGGATTTTGCAAATGCAACTGCACAAAACAGGGCACATGTTTTTGCAAAAACTCCTTAATGAGTGCCAGGTCTCCGAGATTGGTGTAGGGGCGTAAGGGGTCAATGGCGTTGCGGTTGAGCAGATCCGGAATGGTAACCACGGTAACATGGCCCGGAGCCAGTTCATTGTAAATTTTTCCCTTGCCGGTTTCGGCAGGTTCAAAGCGGGTATGATTGAGGCATTTTACTTTAAAAATCTGTGGAAATGCTTCCAGAATCAGGTGTTCGTAGTCCCAGACAGTGATGGCCCGCTGTTTGTGGCGCAAGCGCTCACTGATGCGGGTGTAAAAATGATCCTCAGCCTCTACCTGTCGCCCGCCGAAAGTGGCATAGGGCTGTATCAGTTTTTTTACTGCTGCATCCGGCAAATTGAATTTGGTAATGCTCCCGGCAGGCGTTTGTGCCGCCAGGAAGTCGGCAGCATTGCCTGTGTCTATAAAACTGGCCAGCGCAGCTTGGGCGGCGATGCTGATGATTTTGCAAATGGCCTCAGGTTTCTCGGTCAGGGACATCCGAATCCAGTGGCTGCCAGCGGGCAAAATATGGCTGTCGTGGTTAGTCGCATCTTTGGGTACTGAGAAACGGATGATGCCTGAGCGGGTCAATTGCCCGGTTTGGTCGCTGAACTCGGCGGGACTAAGAACTTTCCATTCGTTGCCGCTAAGGTAACTCCAGGTCAGGTGTTCGGCGGGTTTCAACACGGTTGGATCGGCACTGCCTTCGGCGAGTTGAAAGAGCAGGGAGAGGTTTTGGGGTGGTTTCAATTCCTCGATTCCAATGAATAGTTCGCCCTGAGTGGGCCAACCTTTAAACAACGTAAGGTTACCCGAAGACTCGCTTGCTGCTGGGCAATATCCAAAGGGGGTAAGCTGGTAAAATCTGGCTGCCGCATTATTCAGCTGTACCGAAGCGGTATAACACAGGATCAACGACTCCACTTCTGGCGTGTATGGCGCTGTGGGCATGGCTTTCGAAAAATGCTCCACAAAATCCTGTATAAAAGTGAACTCATTATGGGGAATGTATTTCTTCTTGTCATTATCATAATCGTAAACCAAATCCCTGAGGGGTCTTTTATCTGTAACAATTGTCTCCTTTAGTGCTACCCGCATCAAGTAGCGGGGCAAGGTAAGCTGGTAAAGTTTGTGTCCAAAATCACCCAACAGCTCCAAGCGCAAGAAGCCATTCCGGCTATTCACCCCATAGGTTTGTGGGTTGAAATGGGGCTCGGAGGCAACTCCG includes these proteins:
- a CDS encoding Ig-like domain-containing protein, which produces MIPKKNAYPVFEANQVLTKAHLNQLVAYLDEQTRISRTNLFGVGIVCGLELSWNEASATIHISKGCGVTTEGYLANVGMVGDETGTCKPVIILDFSADRFKKYDAPTNPGYSKFHVDCDTSKPQHELWQLIPAAAADYDTATPLDAVFLVDKVVLLYVEVNNEQLKNCSPNSCDDKGREAVLTIRPLLITRANAVKLNVELAGQDTLPNLVDRLGLPDLRMPRLNVPNTDMVEARQIFDAYKTLLLDGSETMFHKIGAALSEAYRVFMPVVDSVAPGYNFIAKMQRLETQFRSIFSIFSLVKIRIPVYYAQYYYDLLSDLIQAYDEFRWKALELMALCCPHEALFPRHLLLGEVLAEQPELRHHFRPSLAIAQADTTAEEVRHLFERIVMMIDKFRVTTRVAEGIRITPTHYGELPLSKKSIPYYYIDEIGETALHQRWNYEKTRIGRAKQNLGYHSPGYAQDDFVKNPLNYDLEPYNFFRIEGHIGRPWTEVLTAIMKSIKTYRLPFDVVVVNADNLAIEDKDNPWKNRCIDNDLDVIHRIWVNEINCLYQQKIPALTQPKTPRGLPALKEIVKAPTPVTDTPSATLPPGITINPVGTVRPRTTQPLVAGTILPIKASLLPSNSPIFSGINVNSNLIGGAILNKVGKEEVNTVDKLKNEVNRELASNAEYSGLPLKEFKVVAEHKVNVVADMIAITEELSKPATSLDYAQIDDKFTLLDNSILAYLGDLAIYNPNDKDATMTEAEVQALIKELQALQSNCLRNRLKELKKEVDAKHKVIDELIWFSRFAGNHPDLQHKAGVSVGGTFVLVFREIPENRVVNPVGRPFLGYDIPEGKVLADFFVPNRCCSDCPPVKFVLPPSRPVFSVTLGCPDENDVVFVTIEVTHGVAPFEIKVDGGAYELFNGGIELIPGVHTLVIRDSEGGESLAKKVTTGQRMTVSAVKFDCDAANAFFVARLRIVHGQPPFKLDDAEVAHTEGTGADVGAFFIETPLLASGQLVTITVGDASGCPPVSLEINHTCSVINLVPDVGTTDVTSPFTLDVLKNDSGASLVLVSAKLKNAAMGTVVFNANGGLTYTPSAAAAGQEVVIDYEVKDGNGNTAKSAVTVAVTKKACDLPGDGKALSSLYRLWVQPATDDAQYKKIEVNFKRLAINENLDLTAIMPPFPTDVAQYSPDKFHATMKEWVEKLNQAVQSKVPAAQQNWWKISYETNRNNYAMLRIEYFTAFDFNMSVEGNFLLNKTQTDFSTTLTPKIGTDSAETRLNLTTKFQLPPFNLIDFDKCNDHDTEKARCRDEAPKVSIEIKSITLIRGQLVVSLEGINLSGDVSKWFWDMGQGVSDKPNDRLALASFKPNQGNLQTVRLFGFTKKGCFSMATKVIDLDGNDRPFDPIFPRTGTPGDTIIGR